Proteins found in one Pseudomonas sp. P8_241 genomic segment:
- a CDS encoding GGDEF domain-containing protein → MSQSETRATVLALYPEDSREAAALLKQAVPLMVRHNIAPNPVHYALWYTYSKGQEPELNRHLDRVLNDFDYFPPESATRLFREYIIRDELADARSGQQEAINLVDDMERDVSRSVKGNQNFQASLGQFLQMLEEPASERLPSILIQLQQSTRLMQGQQEHFLAQLQSAQHEIKTLRDKLERAQLAATLDGLTELFNRATFNRKLEQALSKAPKGVALVILDIDHFKQFNDQYGHPLGDRVLQHVAHVLREALPAEAIAARYGGEEFCVVLNDCQDLASAAAFAERLRLKIQSLRVKARGTNTVLDTITASFGVAHAQPGDYPESLLTRADDALYQAKRNGRNQVRQSSE, encoded by the coding sequence ATGAGCCAATCCGAGACGCGTGCGACTGTTCTAGCGCTGTATCCAGAAGACTCCCGAGAGGCGGCGGCATTGCTCAAGCAGGCAGTGCCGCTGATGGTTCGTCACAACATTGCGCCCAATCCGGTGCACTACGCGCTCTGGTACACCTACAGCAAAGGCCAGGAACCCGAGCTCAATCGGCATCTGGACCGGGTGCTCAACGATTTCGATTACTTCCCGCCAGAGTCCGCCACCAGGCTGTTTCGCGAATACATCATTCGCGATGAGCTGGCGGACGCCCGCTCCGGGCAGCAGGAAGCGATCAACCTGGTCGACGACATGGAGCGCGATGTATCGCGCAGCGTGAAGGGCAACCAGAACTTCCAGGCCAGCCTTGGCCAATTCCTGCAAATGCTCGAAGAGCCTGCGAGCGAGCGCTTGCCAAGCATTCTGATCCAGTTGCAGCAGAGCACCCGGCTCATGCAGGGTCAGCAGGAACATTTCCTCGCGCAATTGCAATCGGCGCAGCATGAAATCAAAACCCTGCGCGACAAGCTCGAGCGTGCGCAGCTGGCGGCAACGCTCGATGGCCTGACCGAACTGTTCAACCGCGCCACCTTCAATCGCAAGCTGGAGCAGGCATTGAGCAAAGCGCCCAAAGGCGTTGCACTGGTGATACTGGATATCGACCACTTCAAGCAGTTCAATGATCAATACGGCCATCCGCTGGGCGACCGGGTTCTGCAGCACGTCGCCCACGTGTTGCGCGAGGCGCTGCCAGCCGAAGCGATTGCAGCGCGATACGGCGGTGAAGAGTTCTGCGTGGTGCTCAACGATTGCCAGGATCTGGCCAGCGCGGCGGCTTTCGCCGAGCGGTTGCGCTTGAAGATCCAGTCGCTGCGGGTCAAGGCCCGAGGCACCAACACCGTGCTGGACACCATCACCGCTTCATTCGGCGTGGCCCACGCTCAGCCCGGCGACTATCCGGAAAGCCTGCTGACCCGCGCCGATGACGCGCTGTATCAGGCCAAGCGCAACGGGCGTAATCAGGTACGCCAGTCGTCTGAGTGA
- a CDS encoding cupin domain-containing protein has protein sequence MSTALPRHVIDFASDLVPRETEINDPAVVDVPYHSRSWRHFVQPEKNAVAGLWEAGPHLERCQCDYDELCHILEGTVRLTDAEGVSRTFTAGDSFVVASGFNGTWENLTPVRKVYFILG, from the coding sequence ATGTCCACAGCCCTGCCCCGGCACGTCATCGACTTCGCCAGCGACCTTGTCCCCCGTGAAACCGAGATCAACGACCCGGCCGTGGTCGACGTGCCTTACCACAGCAGGAGTTGGCGGCACTTTGTCCAGCCCGAGAAAAACGCGGTGGCCGGCCTCTGGGAAGCCGGCCCGCATCTGGAGCGCTGTCAGTGCGATTACGATGAGCTTTGCCACATCCTCGAAGGTACGGTGCGCCTGACCGACGCCGAGGGTGTCAGCCGCACCTTCACAGCAGGCGATTCGTTTGTGGTGGCCAGTGGTTTCAATGGCACGTGGGAAAACCTCACGCCGGTGCGCAAGGTGTATTTCATTCTCGGGTGA
- a CDS encoding FAD-dependent oxidoreductase, whose product MNVPSRFDALDRALPHPFWQDTVTPPPAAPSVSGSVSFDLVVVGGGFTGLWTALLARQRSPGLSIAIVEARRCGGEASGRNGGFCAPSISHGVSNALKRWPDEAGQLIRLGRQNLDELAADLQRYGMNVEFERHGKLNVASQPWQVDGLRSMQRNYARFGIDCQWLEGSDLTHKLDSPAYTAGLFEPNYALLNPAKMAAELRRVCLEQGIQLFENSPVLQLDAGNDGLRLRTADAEVIAGQVALATNIAPPLLGHLASTVIPVYDYSLVTEPLSDAQLAAIGWTGRYGIADSGNQFHYLRKTADNRILWAGYDAIYHFGARRDEALTQRPQSFQRLAEQFQQTFPALHDVRFSHAWGGIIDTSARTTMFTGCEHQGRVAYALGFTGQGVSASRFAALNMLDLLAGERTERTELLMTSKAPFRFPPEPLRYVGVKLAQRSLAREDRDGHRNLLLKTFDAFGIGFDS is encoded by the coding sequence ATGAATGTCCCATCGCGTTTCGATGCGCTTGACCGTGCCCTGCCTCACCCCTTCTGGCAGGACACCGTGACACCGCCGCCCGCCGCGCCCTCCGTCAGCGGGTCGGTATCGTTCGATCTGGTGGTGGTCGGCGGTGGATTCACCGGATTGTGGACCGCCCTGCTGGCGCGCCAACGCAGCCCCGGGCTGAGTATCGCAATTGTCGAGGCACGGCGTTGCGGCGGTGAGGCCAGCGGGCGCAACGGTGGTTTCTGCGCGCCGAGCATTTCCCACGGGGTGTCCAACGCGCTCAAGCGCTGGCCCGATGAAGCCGGGCAACTGATCCGCCTGGGCCGGCAGAACCTCGATGAACTGGCTGCCGACCTGCAACGCTACGGCATGAACGTCGAGTTCGAACGCCACGGCAAACTCAACGTCGCCAGCCAGCCCTGGCAGGTCGATGGCCTGCGCTCGATGCAACGCAACTACGCCCGTTTCGGCATTGATTGCCAGTGGCTCGAAGGCAGCGATCTGACACACAAGCTCGACTCCCCGGCGTACACGGCCGGTCTGTTCGAACCCAACTACGCCCTGCTCAACCCGGCAAAAATGGCCGCTGAACTGCGCAGGGTTTGCCTTGAGCAAGGCATTCAATTGTTCGAAAACAGTCCGGTGCTGCAACTGGATGCCGGCAACGACGGCCTGCGCTTGCGCACTGCCGATGCAGAAGTGATCGCTGGACAAGTCGCCCTCGCCACCAATATCGCCCCGCCGTTGCTCGGGCATTTGGCCTCAACGGTGATTCCGGTCTACGACTACTCACTGGTTACCGAGCCGCTGAGCGATGCACAACTGGCCGCCATCGGCTGGACCGGGCGCTACGGTATCGCCGATTCCGGCAACCAGTTCCACTACCTGCGCAAAACCGCCGACAACCGGATTCTCTGGGCCGGTTACGACGCTATCTACCATTTCGGCGCGCGCCGCGACGAAGCGCTGACCCAACGCCCGCAAAGCTTCCAGCGGCTGGCCGAACAGTTTCAGCAGACCTTTCCCGCCCTGCATGATGTGCGCTTCAGCCATGCCTGGGGCGGCATCATCGACACCTCGGCACGCACCACGATGTTCACCGGTTGCGAGCACCAGGGCCGCGTCGCCTATGCGTTGGGCTTCACCGGGCAAGGCGTGTCCGCCAGTCGCTTCGCCGCGCTGAACATGCTCGACCTGTTGGCTGGCGAGCGCACTGAACGAACCGAGCTGTTGATGACCTCCAAGGCACCGTTCCGCTTTCCACCTGAACCCTTGCGCTACGTCGGCGTGAAACTGGCCCAGCGTTCATTAGCGCGGGAGGACCGTGACGGTCACCGCAACTTGCTGCTCAAGACCTTCGATGCCTTTGGCATCGGCTTCGATTCCTGA
- a CDS encoding glycosyltransferase has product MQKQKLIALFPEASFGAALNCIGIAQSLRELGARPVFICHEHFQGLFAEYGFDEYPIPQVSPLSAAEHQHYWERFIERSIPYFDQTPLAQIDSYVAPAWEAIIDTAIEAEKPLQQLLSRLKPDVIVLDNVVMFPAIANAGCPWVRVVSCAETELPDANVPPYLSGCLTRDTAACERYTEQYLKAVAPAHERFSHFLLSNNTAPCPAGQFLTDSPWLNLLLSPTPVRYARQQPLDPQRYVYLDGCVRREAPYIVPDFPRYNDAPLIYLSFGSLGAADTGMMKRLINTIETLPYRFLVNVGAYRDMYTTVPDNVYLDSWFAQPAVLKECDVFIHHGGNNSFCEALYFGLPSLIIPYCWDGHDNAARAGEVGVGRYLPRFADPLAALPAALEQLLSDQPMKQRLKSFSERMQATRGTDIAARAILDL; this is encoded by the coding sequence ATGCAAAAACAAAAACTGATCGCCCTGTTTCCGGAAGCCAGTTTCGGCGCGGCCCTGAACTGCATTGGTATCGCTCAGTCGCTGCGTGAGCTGGGCGCCAGGCCGGTGTTCATCTGCCACGAGCATTTTCAGGGGCTGTTCGCCGAATACGGTTTCGACGAATACCCGATTCCACAAGTGAGCCCATTGTCGGCGGCGGAACATCAGCATTACTGGGAGCGCTTCATCGAACGCAGCATTCCCTACTTCGACCAGACCCCATTGGCGCAGATCGACAGCTATGTCGCGCCGGCCTGGGAAGCGATCATCGACACCGCGATCGAAGCGGAAAAACCCTTGCAGCAGTTGCTCAGCCGCCTGAAACCGGACGTCATCGTGCTCGACAACGTGGTGATGTTCCCGGCCATCGCCAACGCGGGTTGCCCTTGGGTGCGCGTGGTGTCCTGCGCCGAAACCGAACTGCCGGATGCCAACGTTCCGCCGTACCTGTCCGGCTGCCTGACCCGTGACACCGCAGCCTGCGAACGCTACACCGAGCAATATCTCAAGGCTGTCGCGCCGGCCCATGAACGCTTTTCGCATTTTCTCCTGAGCAACAATACGGCGCCCTGTCCTGCGGGACAGTTCCTCACTGACTCGCCATGGCTCAACCTGCTGCTGTCACCGACGCCAGTACGCTATGCACGCCAGCAACCGCTCGATCCGCAGCGATACGTCTACCTCGATGGTTGCGTACGACGAGAAGCGCCCTACATCGTCCCGGACTTTCCACGGTACAACGACGCGCCGCTGATTTATCTCAGCTTCGGCAGCCTCGGCGCCGCCGATACCGGGATGATGAAGCGCCTGATCAACACAATCGAAACCTTGCCATACCGTTTCCTGGTCAACGTCGGCGCCTACCGCGACATGTACACCACCGTGCCGGACAACGTGTACCTCGACAGCTGGTTTGCCCAACCGGCAGTGCTCAAGGAGTGCGATGTGTTCATTCATCACGGGGGCAACAACAGCTTCTGCGAGGCGCTGTATTTCGGTTTGCCGTCGCTGATCATTCCCTATTGCTGGGACGGCCACGACAACGCCGCCCGCGCCGGGGAAGTCGGCGTCGGTCGCTATCTTCCACGGTTCGCCGATCCCTTGGCCGCACTGCCCGCCGCCCTCGAACAGCTGCTGAGCGACCAACCGATGAAACAACGCCTCAAATCGTTCAGCGAGCGCATGCAGGCAACACGCGGCACCGACATTGCCGCGCGCGCCATTCTTGACCTCTAG